The following are from one region of the Actinopolyspora halophila DSM 43834 genome:
- a CDS encoding TrmH family RNA methyltransferase has product MRCVARLIEVTDPEDPAVDDFRDLTTADRRPDRPGGRGLVIGEGRLVVERLLDSPYPLRGLLGERRRIDALSGVLEGLDVPAYIVEPDVLAKIVGFHLNRGVLAVADRPPETDPAWLIENSRRLAVLEGVVDHENLGAMFRNAAGLGLDGVLLGRGCSDPLYRRSVRVSMGHVLRVPFARLDDWPADLGLLEAAGFRVAALAPRSGSVPVGKADLSSGKVAVLLGSEGPGLSEQALDAADLTVGIPMARGVDSLNVAASAAIVFHAMGEDPPD; this is encoded by the coding sequence ATGCGGTGTGTGGCCAGACTGATCGAAGTGACCGATCCGGAGGACCCCGCGGTCGACGATTTCCGCGATTTGACCACGGCGGACCGCCGTCCCGACCGTCCCGGTGGACGCGGTCTGGTCATCGGGGAGGGACGACTGGTCGTCGAACGGTTGCTGGACTCGCCGTACCCGTTGCGCGGCCTGCTCGGTGAACGACGTCGTATCGACGCGTTGTCCGGGGTGTTGGAGGGGCTGGACGTGCCCGCCTACATCGTCGAGCCCGACGTGCTGGCCAAGATCGTGGGATTCCACCTCAACCGGGGCGTGCTCGCGGTGGCGGACCGACCTCCCGAGACCGATCCGGCGTGGTTGATCGAGAACTCCCGGCGGCTCGCCGTGCTGGAGGGCGTGGTCGACCACGAGAACCTGGGGGCGATGTTCCGCAACGCGGCCGGGCTCGGCCTGGACGGGGTGCTGCTCGGTCGGGGGTGCTCGGATCCGCTGTACCGCCGCAGCGTGCGGGTGTCCATGGGGCACGTGCTGCGGGTGCCCTTCGCGCGGCTGGATGACTGGCCCGCGGATCTGGGACTGCTCGAAGCAGCCGGTTTCCGCGTGGCCGCCCTGGCCCCCCGATCCGGATCCGTTCCCGTGGGCAAGGCCGACCTCTCCAGCGGAAAAGTCGCCGTGCTGCTCGGTTCGGAGGGGCCCGGACTGAGTGAGCAGGCACTGGATGCGGCCGATCTCACGGTGGGGATCCCGATGGCCAGAGGGGTGGACTCGCTGAACGTGGCGGCCTCGGCCGCGATCGTGTTCCACGCGATGGGCGAGGACCCTCCGGACTGA
- a CDS encoding DUF2537 domain-containing protein, with the protein MLLIGTVAEELELRAGRAGAVLVDASGTLGLAPEHTGASERLVGALREWAEVVERMRRGETSGRKVAEAATRRGELLATELATEIGAALRYRDPVDGRLSRVEPRERDRNRRSPSSGAASSGEDDVPWFPGLTVAAMVAALTVIALVVVSLGLGEVSPLLAIVINLAVAGGFTPSIWLGRDVPTWRWPVLGLACGIVLSWVVLPLSLLG; encoded by the coding sequence GTGCTGTTGATCGGTACCGTCGCCGAAGAGCTGGAGCTGCGTGCGGGCCGGGCGGGCGCCGTGCTCGTGGACGCGAGCGGGACCCTGGGGCTGGCTCCCGAGCACACGGGGGCTTCCGAGAGACTGGTGGGGGCGTTGCGCGAGTGGGCCGAGGTGGTCGAACGGATGCGCCGCGGTGAGACCTCGGGGCGGAAGGTCGCCGAGGCGGCGACGCGGCGCGGGGAGCTGCTCGCGACCGAGCTGGCGACGGAGATCGGTGCGGCGCTCCGTTACAGAGACCCGGTGGACGGGCGACTCAGCCGTGTGGAACCGCGGGAGCGCGACCGGAACCGCAGGAGTCCGTCGAGCGGAGCGGCGAGCTCGGGGGAGGACGACGTTCCGTGGTTTCCGGGGCTGACGGTCGCCGCGATGGTGGCCGCGCTGACCGTGATCGCCCTGGTGGTGGTTTCCCTCGGTCTGGGAGAGGTGAGCCCGCTGCTCGCCATCGTGATCAACCTGGCCGTGGCCGGCGGGTTCACCCCTTCGATCTGGCTGGGCCGCGACGTGCCCACTTGGCGGTGGCCGGTGCTGGGACT